The sequence below is a genomic window from Mytilus edulis chromosome 2, xbMytEdul2.2, whole genome shotgun sequence.
GATTGAGAGGAGACGAACTTATTATAAGCTATTAGATAAAATATGAAGGAATCGCACGAACTCTAGAAGGAGCGACACCAGATGCGTGGACAGGGAAATGGTCTCATGCTATGGATGTATCTAACATCATGCGAATTTAAACTTATTTACAATACCACGATCGGTTAAAATAAATCAGGAGACATATACACGAGTGTCATACGAATTATCGAGAGAAATTATCGTGAAAGAATATCCAACCGTGGTTAAGTATTGCCAGACGATCGTCAAACCGgatcgtaaaaaaaaataatccattaGACTAGAAAAGTCAGTAAATAATctaattttattaattacacGGACAAAGGAAAATGTACGATACGCCCTCATTTTCCCAACCTTTGGCTTTTTTTAAACCCTTACCCTCCCCCTCACCGTAACCAGCTGCTgacattaattgttttgaatttcttctaaacaaacttcaaacctcaGGGAATATTTGAACATGATAATTAGCTTTcgaatacaaaatttgaaaaatgagaaaataggtgGTCAAAACGGCGGCTTATCGTACCTTGTCATTTACAACAGAGTAAAATTGTCTGTctaaatggttcaacattataaGTAGTATGTGAGAAAAGTacattgtttttacaaaataacaaaaggaAGATTGCCCCTTGACATTTGAATGACATCAAcactggcttttttttttatcacaaattcgaataaaataaactatttttctcCAAAAAAGGGCATTCTATTTGATTAATATAAATGGTTTTCATAGTTAttctataaaaacataatttgaaactaagtaaaaaaaaagaatatttacacAACATTGAtatttcggatcgtgaaagatctgtcGCTACGAGGACGTGCAAATTATTTGGTCTTTttacttttctgtggaaagacctattgtatttgttctgattattaggatTTTGGTTGAAAGGGCACGTTAACATTAAATTGGTGTTTTCTTTCCTCTTATATTAAAAATTAGGCAtatagtgatataactcattaaccgtatataattaagacctatagTGTTTTGATTTGAAGCCCTTGGTTTATGACTTTAAAATTTAACTCAAAGTCATAGGTGaaattgacgttctagattttgaactttgcttttacctcatctGTATACATTATGAAGCCATGAGAATTTCAGCATTACGTTGCAAGACACTTGCACATGGAAAACCAACCTGAAGTGACCCTGTATAACCGGAAGTAGCGATTTTTTGTACTTATTTGATGTAAAATTATattgaacaatatatttttggaatcagtatcCAGTAAACTATCAAATAAAACCGGAAGTGACATATTTCCAATCGGAATTAACAATTTATCTccttaatttagaaaaaaatgtatagaaaccatatatttttggaatcagcagTGATCagtgtacaataagctatcaGTTGACGCTGgatatgatatttcaaactgaattttcATAGTTCtatatcaaaatttatatttatgggtggaaagaccttcgattgttctctgaacaattggtttttaattcttttttaattacttgttcgatattaaaacaattacaaatagACACGATTCCCAATGTTTATCTCTCCGCAGGTGTGTCTAGATTGTCACTAGTACCCTGAGATAATGcattttgtaaacattgtatGGGAACATTGTTAAGCAGTGAAAATCGTGCATTGTGCAGACCAACAAAGAAAAtagttgtctgctctatgttcgggttgttctcgctttgacacattccccattttcattttcaatttttcatattaataattgatatttcaatattgaattcatctgtgaaatatatgcaaaaaaacacGAACATAAATTAATAACAATTGATCGGAAATGACATACACATAATTTATTTTCCGGCATTTGACGTCTTATACTGAAACAAGAaaagtttgtaattttttatCTCATTCAAGCCAATCGCTGTTGTTGTATCTCAGATGCATCATAAGGCAACCAATCAGAAGCAAACATATGCCTAGGTCACACATTTAGGCAATCTGTATTAGTCCGTAAATATCCGTATTGttgggaaaacggtactatttattctgccataggcgacaatactaacaattcctaaatttaccactttttataataaaacctgaataaaacagttatgtgtggtgttagtactttattattctattttaaaaattaaagccaaatagtatcatgaccaatttccaacggagcttgtttatgttatccatgcccaccgtcattttacaacaattttttttaaattttggaagccttttcgaataattctctagaaaatatttcaataggttttgaaatttatattgtaaatttacacactgcagttattcatagataatttaaaaaatatattgtacccttacatccaatcaccgCGCTcataatttgacttccttcacctgccttgggtacacaaaaggccaacataatggtgggaaaatgtaatactaccgttttccctgttGCCGTATTCATACGTAGTATTATTTGTATATCCTTGACAATTTTTAAACAGGCGCAAAATTTGACCACGACCGTAGTTACTCCTTACTAAATTGTATAAGACCGCACTGGTCCGTTTTAGTTCCTATCGAAACCGTTTTATTACGTACTTATTCTAAGGCCAGGGGCTAGTATCTTGAACCATCTTAGTGCTTAAGATCTCCTTAAGATTATCTTATCTGCTAAGAGTGTATCTCAAAGTACTCTAAGAATGATTAACAGCCCTAAAAATTCATATtgaagaaaaatgaaatattagtATAACGTATGTTACGACGACAAATTAACATAAGGATTCTGTATAAATACTCCATACTTATAGGGCCAAACTTATTCTGTGTCTAGGCGTTGAGGTATACATAATGATTGTCCAACATGAATAAACTGCAACTTGCAACTAACTGGTTGAATAGAATATTGATATTGCACAAATTGACAGGGCAGGGTAGAAATACTTGATGACAGACATAGAGTTGACAGGATACAAAGTTGTTGATGGACTAGGGACTGAGCCAGTTTGAGTTATGGTAAGAGTAGTTATTGTGGTCTGAGTAGTTGTTGTGGTCGGACTAGCTGTTGTGGTCAGAGTAGTTGTTGTGATCGGAGTAGTAGTTTTGGTCAGAGAACTTGTTATTGTCGGTGTAGTTGTTGTGGTCGGAGTAGTTGTTTTTGTGTCTGAGTAGTTGTTGTGGTCGGAGTAGTTGTTTTGGTCTGAGTAGTTGTTGTGGATGGAGAAATAAATGTCGTCGGAGTAGTTGTTGTGATAGAAGTAGTTGTTGTGGTAGGAGTAATTGTTGTGGTCGGAGTGGTTGTTGTGGTCAGAGTTGTTGTTGTGGTCGGTGTAATTATTATGCTTGTAATATTTGTTGTGGTCAGAGTAGTTGTTGTGGTATGAGTATTTGCTGTGGTCGGTATAGTTGTTGTGCTCGGAGTAGTTGCTGTGGTCGGAGTGGTTATTACGGTCTGAGTTGTTGTTGAGATCGGAGTAGTGGTCACGGTCTGAGTAGTTGTTACGTTCGGTGTGGTTGTTGTGGTTGTAGTCGTTGTTTTGGTCAGTGTAGTTGTTGTGGTCGGAATAGTTGTTGTAGTGGGAGAAGTCGTTGTGGTCGGAGTTGTCGGAGTAGTCGTTGTAGTTGGAGTGGTCGTTGTGGTCGGAGTAGTTGTGGATGGAGAAGTGATTGTCGTCGGAGTAGTTGTTGTGGTAGGAGTATTTGTTGTGGTAGGAGTAATTGTTGTGGTAGGAGTAATTGTTGTGGTCGGAGTGATTGTTGTGGTCGGAGTTGTTGTTGTGGTCGGTGCAGTTGTTATGCTTGGAAGAGTAGTTGTTGAGGTATGAGTAGTTGCTGTGGTCGGTATAGTTGTTGCAGTCGGAGTAGTTGTTGTGGTAGGAGAATTTTTTTGTGGTCGGAGTAGATATTATGATAGGAGTTGTTGTTGTGGTCGGAGTAGTTGTTGTGGTCGGAGTAATTGTTGTGGACGGAGAAGCTGATGTGTTCAGAGTATTTGTTGTGATCGGAGTAGTTGTTTTGATCAGAGAGCTTGTTATTGTCGGTGTAGTTGTTGTGGTCAGAGTAGTAGTTGTTGTGACGAAGTAGTTGTTATGGTCGGAGTAGTTGTTGTCGATGGAGAAGTAAATGTCGTCGGAGTAATTGTTGAGGTCGGAGTGGTTGTTATGGTCGGAGTTGTTGTTGTGGTCGGTGTAATTGTTATGCCTGTAATAGTTGTTGTGGTCGGAGTAGTTTTTGTGGTATGAGTAGTTGCTGTGGTCGGTGTAGTTGTTGTGCTCGGAGTAGTTGATGTGGTCGGAGTGGTTATTGCGGTCTGAGTAGTTGTTGAGATCGGAGTAGTGGTTGCGGTCAGCGTGGTTGTTGAGATCGGTGTGGTTGTTGTGGTTGGAGTCGTTGTTTTGGTCATTGTAGTTGTTGTGGTCGGAATAGTTGTTGTAGTGGGAGTATTCGTTGTGGTCGGAGTAGTCGGAGTGGTCGGAGTTGTTGTTGTGGATGGAGAAGTAATTGTCGTCGGAGTAGTTGTTGTGGTAGGAGTAGTTGTTGTGGTAGGAGTAATTGTTGTGGTAGGAGTAATTGTTGTGGTCGGAGTGGTTGTTGTGGTAGGAGTAGTTGTTGTGGTCTGTGTAGTTGTTATGCTTGGAGGAGTTGTTGTGGTCGGAGTAGTTGTTGTGGTATGAGTTTTTGCTGTGGTCGGTATAGTTGTTGTGGTCGGAGTAATTGTTGTCGTTGCTGTCGGAGTTGTTGTAATCGGAGTGGGTGTTATGGTCAGAGTAGTTGTTGTGATCGGAGTAGTTGTTGTGCTCGGAGTAGGTGTTGTGGTCGGAGTGGTTGTTAAGGTCAGAGTAGTTGTTGTGGTCGGAGTAGTTTTTGTGGTTGGAGTAGTTGTTGTGGTTGTTGTAGTTGGAGCGGGTGTTGACAGAAGACTTTCTGTAAAATTCACATACATTAAAGTTAgattgaaaatgtttgaatttttttcattataaaatcgggtaaattaatttaaaaaaaaagcccaaATATACAAAAGGACAGAAATCTTCGATCTAAAAGTTTCTTAGTATCTATTTTACTTTTCAAGGTAATGTGGAAAATAAAGAAAAGCCATTACAGACCATAACTTCAGTAAGCAGTCGACTAACACTTTCAGTCATACTTTTTATTGTTAGATATTGTCTTGCCGGTCTTTTCTTCTATTTAAAGTGTCTATCTATCTAGTATAGATTACAAAATAATAAGCTAATATGCAAACAATTGAGAAAAATCGTCAATATAGAGCAATTACTTCAATGAaatgggcgaaagataccagatggacagttaaacccatagattgaaaataaactgacaacgccatggcaaaataatgaaaatccaataaggtgTTGACTGACGAGTTCgatcatgttgaattatttgtggATATTGTCTTGTTGTCCTGTTTTGATGATAAAAGTATCTTCCTTTCTGTTATAGTTTTCGAATAAGAAGTCACAAATAAATCAAACCAAATTGGAAACATTCTAACTACCAATTATTTCTACACGTAGTCTGACAGTTATATAGATCTCATCATTGTGAACAATTTTGAATCGTCAGATTTTCTCTTTCTGTAGcagttttcatgtttttaaagACTAAAgttacattttacccctatatttaGCCATTTTTACTATACTTGTTTGCAAGCGTATtaatcggacacatttttttaaatctaaatatccCACTGATggatgtatgtgaagttagcagccggttcgttattcgatattcaatatccaaccggcggCTAGGagtcggttggatattcaaaattaagttgaaaatcatacaataaaaatacttaataacattaaaagcatgatttt
It includes:
- the LOC139511025 gene encoding mucin-2-like, whose amino-acid sequence is MIRVDRLRRHFGKESNQWIARLKKINYEAMPEFFSITGLIIAVKESYSIRTLRSPINIAKVLETKTINQKEEANKENKTKLTDLDYDILQYLTIGILSSLDDESIEILKTVGANFRTLGILLHMAPTFMGYLLPNLREFLQMTLYMRTSQRFRVYPENQLESVLSIVESESDDENKQDVEPNTRRIIEVRSHLFDFESRRTKNPKRKSGTISDFGKPARGTKGTRAVHKFNEEKKSLLSTPAPTTTTTTTTPTTKTTPTTTTTLTLTTTPTTTPTPSTTTTPITTTTLTITPTPITTTPTATTTITPTTTTIPTTAKTHTTTTTPTTTTPPSITTTQTTTTTPTTTTTPTTTITPTTTITPTTTTTPTTTTTPTTITSPSTTTTPTTPTTPTTTNTPTTTTIPTTTTTMTKTTTPTTTTTPISTTTLTATTTPISTTTQTAITTPTTSTTPSTTTTPTTATTHTTKTTPTTTTITATTHTSTTTLPSITTAPTTTTTPTTTITPTTTITPTTTITPTTTNTPTTTTTPTTITSPSTTTPTTTTTPTTTTTPTTPTTTTSPTTTTIPTTTTTLTKTTTTTTTTTPNVTTTQTVTTTPISTTTQTVITTPTTATTPSTTTIPTTANTHTTTTTLTTTNITSIIITPTTTTTLTTTTTPTTTITPTTTTTSITTTTPTTFISPSTTTTQTKTTTPTTTTTQTQKQLLRPQQLHRQ